The following proteins come from a genomic window of Proteiniphilum propionicum:
- a CDS encoding efflux RND transporter periplasmic adaptor subunit, which produces MDRKIPNEVLRKERNIKLIKFGAVILVFVVVIAIIISLLRESINLRNIQLSTVDTGTIEVSVSASGKVAPAFEEIINTPIESRIVEVYKKAGDSVDVGTPLLRLDLQSIETDYRKMLDELQMRQYRIEQQRIKNNSTISNTEMQLKVNDMQIDKMQVEVRNEKYLDSIGAGTTDKVREVELSYNVAKLEQEQSRKKFENDKQVADSELRVQELELEIFRKTLAETKRILEDAQIRSPRKAILTYINSQVGARVAQGTQVAILSDLSHFRIDGEIADSYGDRISTGNKVVVRIGSDELRGVVSSVTPLSKNGVIQFAVQLEDDSHSRLRSGLKTDVYVMNAVKDDVMRIANGPYYSGPGTYELFVLNGNSLERRKIQLGESNYERVEVISGLNSGDKVVVSDMSQYRNKSKLKVSY; this is translated from the coding sequence ATGGATAGAAAAATCCCCAACGAAGTTCTGCGCAAAGAACGAAACATAAAACTCATCAAGTTTGGAGCCGTAATATTGGTTTTCGTTGTTGTGATAGCAATTATTATTTCGCTTTTGCGTGAAAGCATCAATCTAAGAAACATTCAACTTTCAACCGTGGATACCGGAACCATTGAAGTATCGGTAAGCGCGTCGGGGAAGGTAGCGCCGGCGTTCGAAGAAATCATCAACACACCTATCGAAAGCCGCATTGTGGAAGTGTACAAGAAAGCGGGCGACTCGGTAGATGTAGGCACACCGCTTCTGAGACTGGATTTGCAAAGCATCGAAACCGATTACCGCAAGATGCTCGATGAGTTGCAAATGCGACAATACCGCATTGAGCAACAACGCATCAAAAACAACAGCACCATCAGCAATACCGAAATGCAACTGAAGGTAAACGATATGCAAATAGACAAGATGCAGGTAGAAGTACGCAACGAAAAATATTTAGACAGCATCGGCGCGGGTACTACCGACAAAGTACGTGAGGTGGAACTTAGCTACAACGTGGCAAAATTAGAACAGGAACAGTCGCGCAAGAAATTCGAAAATGACAAGCAGGTTGCCGACTCCGAACTGCGGGTACAGGAGCTGGAACTCGAAATATTCCGCAAAACACTGGCAGAAACCAAACGCATCCTCGAAGATGCGCAGATACGTTCGCCGCGAAAAGCCATCCTGACTTACATCAACAGCCAGGTGGGAGCGCGTGTGGCGCAAGGGACACAGGTAGCCATTCTTTCCGATTTATCCCATTTCCGCATCGACGGTGAGATTGCCGACAGCTACGGCGACCGTATCTCTACCGGAAACAAAGTGGTGGTACGTATCGGAAGCGATGAACTTAGGGGTGTCGTAAGCAGCGTTACTCCATTATCGAAAAACGGTGTTATCCAGTTTGCCGTACAATTGGAAGATGACAGCCACAGTCGTCTTCGTTCAGGACTGAAAACCGATGTCTATGTGATGAACGCCGTAAAGGACGATGTAATGCGCATTGCCAACGGTCCCTATTACAGCGGACCGGGCACTTACGAACTGTTCGTGTTGAACGGCAACTCGCTGGAAAGACGCAAAATACAACTCGGCGAAAGCAACTACGAACGGGTGGAGGTTATTTCAGGCCTGAATTCGGGCGACAAGGTTGTGGTTTCGGATATGAGTCAGTATCGAAATAAAAGTAAGTTAAAGGTCTCATATTAA
- a CDS encoding helix-turn-helix domain-containing protein, with protein MMTKSVLRNHSSTRKKNRTTNIYGNVRECILNFENGTQKIISKKENRGLMTVNVLNQVIENSFVESVLNNYKHSKTLEDFAARCGFNSIKTFTRHFKKNFNITPKQWILSIKKEEMIAQLQNSDNTIKQIADDLGFSNVSHLSDFCLKKTGMRPEDIRKGKKSQQ; from the coding sequence ATGATGACAAAGTCCGTATTAAGGAATCATTCTTCTACAAGGAAAAAAAACAGAACTACCAATATTTACGGTAATGTGAGAGAGTGTATCCTGAACTTTGAGAACGGTACACAAAAGATAATATCAAAAAAAGAAAACAGAGGCTTGATGACAGTGAATGTACTTAATCAAGTCATTGAGAACAGTTTTGTGGAATCAGTCTTAAACAACTACAAACATTCAAAAACACTAGAGGATTTTGCTGCCCGGTGTGGGTTCAACAGTATAAAAACATTCACAAGGCACTTTAAGAAGAATTTCAACATCACCCCTAAACAGTGGATACTTTCCATAAAAAAAGAGGAGATGATTGCCCAGCTACAAAATTCAGATAATACAATAAAACAGATTGCTGATGATCTGGGGTTTTCAAATGTGTCACATCTCTCCGATTTTTGCCTAAAAAAAACAGGTATGCGCCCCGAAGATATAAGAAAGGGCAAAAAAAGTCAGCAATAG
- a CDS encoding FimB/Mfa2 family fimbrial subunit, which produces MKKNLHIRIVAAMLFLTGIIAGSGCDALIYEDMLNCPQGVYLKFYTKTPCDADTLYPADISNITVYVFDAGDKFYMEWPAENVNLSKSYELLIPFASPGKYSFVAWANNNSNGSFEQKNLKKGITTKGDLLLHLKQTSGYAAGLKNQKLYEGNSNYVFLPDPESIGGPYYDHTSINMWEYTNRIEVIVEGFRNPEDFMVDIKIRNGHYSVNGEVILNSDVMNYPAEYTYIDSTLTAKFNTLKLETGHDDRLTIKGVGEAGEVLYNEDLLGTLLLQNPNVNLRCDHDFIIRFKVKEHIDTYVVTEVWVNDWLIHSYQTGVDADG; this is translated from the coding sequence ATGAAGAAAAATCTGCACATTAGGATAGTCGCAGCAATGTTATTCCTCACCGGGATCATTGCTGGAAGCGGTTGCGATGCACTGATATACGAAGATATGCTGAATTGTCCCCAGGGGGTTTATCTGAAATTTTACACCAAAACACCCTGTGATGCAGATACGCTATATCCGGCAGATATCAGTAATATTACTGTTTATGTTTTCGATGCCGGAGACAAATTCTATATGGAGTGGCCGGCCGAAAATGTAAACCTGTCTAAAAGCTATGAACTGCTTATTCCCTTTGCATCGCCGGGTAAATATTCGTTTGTGGCATGGGCGAATAACAATAGCAACGGCAGTTTTGAACAGAAGAACCTGAAGAAGGGGATTACCACAAAAGGGGATCTGCTCCTACATTTGAAGCAGACAAGCGGATATGCAGCCGGCCTTAAGAATCAAAAGCTCTATGAAGGAAATAGCAACTATGTTTTTCTTCCCGATCCGGAAAGCATTGGTGGCCCATATTACGATCATACTTCCATAAACATGTGGGAATATACCAACAGGATTGAGGTAATTGTTGAGGGGTTTCGTAATCCCGAAGACTTTATGGTGGATATCAAGATTAGAAACGGTCATTACTCCGTTAATGGAGAGGTAATCCTGAACAGCGATGTTATGAATTACCCGGCGGAGTACACGTATATCGACAGCACCCTTACGGCAAAATTCAACACACTTAAATTAGAGACCGGGCATGACGACCGGCTTACTATAAAAGGTGTTGGAGAAGCCGGGGAAGTTCTCTATAATGAGGACCTACTGGGAACACTGCTGTTGCAAAACCCGAATGTGAACCTGAGATGTGATCACGACTTTATTATTCGTTTCAAGGTGAAGGAGCACATTGATACATACGTTGTGACCGAAGTATGGGTAAACGACTGGCTTATTCACTCCTATCAGACCGGAGTTGATGCAGATGGTTAA
- a CDS encoding Mfa1 family fimbria major subunit (Members of this family are fimbrial shaft proteins (major subunit proteins), found in the Bacteriodetes. The family is named for Mfa1 from Porphyromonas gingivalis, and is related to but distinct from the family of FimA from the species.), protein MKLFKLFLVAVIGLGFMACNADEQPVVENKTTDSYASITIKFPGKVSTRALPGDYNENGTWMGRDNLETVTVFLVNETKGVVDYNFFSKSAFAEIDINGVLHPNLALKATAGENVRAYVVINGVEDILNTLKATSAANFATAFAAEANKIASQVAWYNSPVAPATKGTETIMMTNDQDAYALTVLPYISEEDAKTGVNNNIRVNVERVVSRAFMTVVPEETEGNGWPVNALIGGTETQIATVKGVSYAVGQSNKKFYIMKRTDFAVPDPVYTFVPADFAAWAAANNTNFDYSGLTSFTTVTQWAYDAANVSTPLAAETTSKFVLPVNHVVNVTDLDIARGSYKKGNTTYFEIRAQFIPNEVIINSEGGVEVPTTAATVFWGENDKKFYKTRDLAIAQGQKATEFIDGVMKYVLWLNPNALASTPSDLNPKVSPTVRNQVYHAHIDKFLRMGLPNNPLNPDDPDKEGNPDNPINAEDPLKTDYTYLSVSVKVLPWTIHTYKYNLDDPGTMY, encoded by the coding sequence ATGAAACTATTTAAGTTATTTTTAGTTGCTGTTATAGGCTTGGGATTTATGGCCTGTAATGCGGATGAACAGCCTGTAGTTGAAAATAAGACAACCGATTCCTACGCCAGTATTACAATTAAATTCCCTGGTAAAGTTTCCACAAGGGCACTACCTGGCGACTATAATGAAAACGGAACATGGATGGGACGCGACAATCTGGAAACGGTTACCGTATTCCTGGTTAATGAGACAAAAGGGGTGGTAGATTACAACTTTTTCTCTAAAAGCGCATTTGCTGAGATCGACATAAATGGTGTGCTGCATCCTAACCTTGCACTGAAAGCAACAGCCGGCGAAAACGTTAGAGCATATGTTGTTATCAATGGTGTGGAGGACATATTAAATACATTAAAAGCTACTTCTGCTGCTAACTTTGCCACTGCCTTTGCTGCAGAGGCTAACAAAATAGCCTCTCAGGTAGCATGGTATAATAGTCCTGTTGCACCGGCAACAAAAGGAACAGAAACCATTATGATGACCAACGACCAGGATGCATATGCCTTAACAGTTTTGCCTTATATTTCTGAAGAAGATGCAAAGACAGGTGTTAACAACAATATTCGGGTAAATGTTGAAAGAGTGGTTTCGCGTGCCTTTATGACTGTAGTTCCTGAGGAAACAGAAGGAAACGGCTGGCCTGTAAATGCCTTGATTGGCGGAACTGAAACGCAAATAGCGACAGTAAAGGGTGTATCTTACGCCGTGGGGCAAAGCAATAAAAAGTTCTATATAATGAAGAGAACTGACTTTGCAGTGCCTGATCCGGTTTACACGTTCGTTCCTGCCGATTTTGCAGCCTGGGCCGCAGCTAATAATACTAATTTCGATTATTCAGGGCTCACCTCCTTCACAACTGTAACGCAATGGGCTTATGATGCTGCTAATGTAAGCACTCCTCTTGCAGCAGAAACAACGAGCAAATTTGTGCTTCCGGTGAACCATGTGGTAAATGTGACTGACCTGGATATAGCAAGGGGTTCTTATAAAAAAGGAAACACCACCTATTTTGAGATTCGGGCACAGTTCATCCCTAATGAGGTGATCATAAATTCAGAAGGAGGAGTAGAAGTACCCACTACAGCTGCTACAGTGTTCTGGGGCGAAAACGACAAGAAGTTCTACAAGACCCGTGATTTGGCAATAGCTCAGGGACAAAAAGCTACCGAGTTTATAGATGGAGTAATGAAGTATGTTCTATGGCTCAACCCAAATGCATTGGCATCTACACCATCGGATCTCAACCCGAAAGTATCTCCGACAGTACGGAATCAGGTATATCATGCCCATATAGATAAGTTCCTGCGCATGGGATTGCCTAACAATCCGCTCAATCCTGATGATCCGGATAAAGAAGGTAATCCTGATAATCCTATCAATGCGGAAGATCCGTTGAAGACAGACTACACATACCTATCTGTCTCGGTGAAGGTTCTTCCATGGACTATCCACACTTACAAATACAACCTAGACGATCCGGGTACAATGTATTAA
- a CDS encoding DUF3868 domain-containing protein, producing the protein MSTKKLYLSLFIISILLCFAPAVYNISAQKSYTSQLKVINLQADRQGELVRLDMNINVGQTKIGRNEMMIVTPVLKSNSDSTNFNIFTLPPVIVNGSLRHKVVNRQITLQSKNSADKLNPYAIVKRDNRSEQVIKYHYTLPFKSWMNDASLLLAVEYNGCAECSLEDDKILLLAQAIPEEYVPSYQLTYIVPEPESVKERSEKYSASFNYQLNSYELQRNYKNNAAEFNKVDKVIKEIQGNTDLSITDFVIEGYASPEGGFDYNRTLSGKRANSFAEYLESAHNIKRNQMKKIEGLGEDWAGLRKAVEASSLNDKSNIIRVINDVFPPDARDAVLMKLSGGNTYRMLLDQYYPSLRRTDYTIAFNVRNFSVGEARELIKTNPKLLSLNEMYLVAESYPKESKDFRQVFDIAARLYPDDPIAIINSSATDLEGGNSTAALERLEKVKDDPRSWNNIGVAYAKAGELKKAKEYFQKAAEAGDNRASANLGELEKQRDQK; encoded by the coding sequence ATGTCAACAAAAAAATTATACCTGTCGCTTTTCATAATATCCATACTTCTCTGTTTTGCGCCTGCTGTTTATAATATTTCAGCTCAAAAGAGTTATACCAGTCAACTAAAGGTTATTAACCTGCAGGCAGATCGACAAGGTGAACTTGTCCGGCTCGACATGAATATTAATGTGGGGCAGACAAAGATTGGAAGGAACGAAATGATGATTGTGACCCCTGTCTTGAAATCCAATTCTGATAGCACCAATTTTAATATCTTTACCCTTCCTCCGGTAATTGTCAATGGTTCACTTAGGCATAAGGTTGTTAACAGACAGATAACACTTCAATCAAAAAACTCTGCTGACAAACTAAATCCATATGCTATTGTGAAAAGAGATAACAGATCGGAACAGGTTATCAAATATCATTACACGCTGCCTTTTAAAAGCTGGATGAATGATGCTTCGCTGCTTCTGGCAGTCGAATACAACGGATGTGCCGAATGCTCTCTTGAAGATGATAAGATTTTACTCCTTGCTCAAGCCATTCCGGAAGAATATGTACCCAGCTATCAACTCACTTATATAGTGCCGGAACCCGAATCGGTGAAGGAGCGCAGCGAAAAATACAGTGCATCGTTTAATTATCAGTTAAACAGCTATGAACTGCAGCGCAATTATAAAAATAACGCCGCTGAATTTAATAAAGTTGATAAAGTGATCAAAGAGATTCAAGGGAACACTGACCTCTCCATCACAGATTTTGTGATAGAGGGTTATGCCTCGCCCGAAGGTGGATTCGACTACAACCGTACACTTTCTGGTAAAAGAGCTAACTCTTTTGCAGAATATCTGGAATCGGCACACAACATCAAGCGTAACCAGATGAAGAAGATCGAAGGTTTGGGTGAAGACTGGGCGGGATTGCGCAAGGCAGTGGAAGCTTCCTCATTAAACGATAAGAGCAATATAATTCGCGTTATCAACGATGTTTTTCCTCCCGATGCCCGCGATGCCGTACTAATGAAGCTCTCCGGCGGAAATACCTATCGGATGCTGCTGGATCAATATTATCCATCGCTCCGGCGCACCGACTATACCATAGCTTTTAACGTGAGAAATTTCTCAGTGGGAGAGGCCAGAGAGTTAATCAAAACAAACCCAAAGCTATTAAGTCTCAACGAAATGTATCTGGTTGCCGAATCATATCCGAAAGAAAGTAAAGATTTCAGGCAAGTGTTCGACATCGCAGCACGGCTCTATCCTGATGATCCCATTGCCATTATCAATAGTTCGGCAACCGACCTTGAGGGTGGAAACAGTACTGCTGCTCTTGAGCGCCTCGAAAAAGTAAAGGATGATCCAAGGAGCTGGAACAATATCGGTGTTGCATATGCAAAGGCCGGAGAATTGAAAAAAGCAAAAGAGTACTTCCAAAAAGCTGCAGAAGCCGGTGATAACAGGGCATCAGCCAATCTGGGAGAATTGGAGAAACAAAGAGATCAGAAGTGA
- a CDS encoding DUF3575 domain-containing protein, with protein sequence MNKFIFVFIGTVLFSTMLTSQNIGIKTNLPYLATTTPNIGLEFALSKKITLEATAGFNPFNISENRYLKHWLAYGELRYWTCEKFNGHFFGLHGLGAQYNVGGWDIPFWHFKNLKERRYQGYEYGAGISYGYQWVLNNRWNLEITAGGGYARFHYERYPCLKCGESLGKADKNYFGPTKGAISIIYIIK encoded by the coding sequence ATGAACAAGTTCATTTTTGTATTTATAGGAACGGTATTATTCTCCACGATGCTGACATCTCAAAATATCGGAATCAAGACCAACCTACCCTATTTAGCAACAACAACCCCTAACATAGGATTAGAGTTTGCACTCAGCAAGAAGATAACGTTAGAAGCCACGGCAGGATTCAATCCGTTTAACATATCAGAAAACAGATACTTGAAACACTGGCTGGCTTATGGTGAATTGCGGTACTGGACCTGCGAGAAGTTCAATGGCCACTTCTTTGGGCTTCATGGTTTGGGCGCCCAATATAATGTTGGGGGATGGGATATTCCTTTCTGGCATTTTAAAAATCTAAAAGAAAGGCGCTACCAGGGATATGAGTATGGTGCGGGAATAAGCTACGGGTACCAGTGGGTGCTCAATAATAGATGGAACCTCGAAATTACTGCAGGCGGGGGTTATGCGCGCTTCCATTATGAAAGGTATCCATGTTTGAAATGTGGTGAATCACTGGGTAAGGCTGATAAAAACTACTTTGGGCCAACTAAAGGAGCTATTTCAATTATTTACATTATAAAATAA
- a CDS encoding helix-turn-helix domain-containing protein produces the protein MMVSFAFLACNQGINGDMELTRNNLNREKNQNVIDSLVSRISKDTVALTSYLKLSQSIGDQYAEMKTYKQLGVYYFNNYNFLKATQYHEQYLDVAKKGHYSISELEALNMLAYNYFKIDDLNESSAHYYEALALLNKLQNNDNEKIKQEKAKTLNGLGNIYLKMNQPDEAMAFLQEAHQIDKKNNNIIGEAENLASIGSAYENKLDYDSAFYFFDLSLSYYIKANSLSGMNYCFERIGNIYMLKGDYESATVYFESAYNSLYWSTDRLNWLNTCFSLGSLNIKKGNYHEAETIILEGLTVSKELNLTNGLEKAYSLLSELYIKQGNTVAALETYNLSDSLANVFRNKRNIIRIMTNRLNYENGLNEEKLIVLALQLEKLERNKQKTIYIILLSAVVLFSFALLYFQYIKHRKRKVESSLQQERLKSNFYINFSHEFKTPVTIIAGLIERIRNNLEQNNLHNGLNDLDILSRQSKDLLTLIDEMSSTASILEIVKSSKTVNGNIIGYLNYLCENFSAFAKSKKIDYNFRSNTGELVMDYQPEFLRLIINNLVNSAFNYCHENDRIAVQVSCNRDEKTCAITVSHNGKSIQKEDLTNIFELSHRISGNETKNNGNGAGLPFTKIFIEKFNGSIDVRSEPLKDTTFRVILPIINERCGSNGHSDNNNNELKNDEATNFPSLLKRQATIENPTVLIVDGNKNMSYYLSSVLGDNYHILTDDNSESAIQTANEIIPDIIIADTKMYHMNGFDFCKAIKDSNVTAHIPVILLSAFHSKEERIRGFKCGADVFLSKPVYEDELLAVLEQVLNARKQIRDKYAIMITHTGSKREYATVKNDPSVAFLKQITDLIYKEASNTENIIEKIAAEACLSSSQLNRKIKAITGMTTSNYILKIKLNKAGKMLAQSQKPIGEIALSCGFSDFAYFSRSFKKEFGMTPTSFQRMPRLSS, from the coding sequence ATGATGGTATCTTTTGCTTTTCTGGCATGTAACCAGGGAATTAACGGAGATATGGAATTAACCCGTAACAATTTAAACAGAGAAAAGAATCAAAATGTAATTGATTCACTTGTGTCCCGAATTTCCAAAGATACAGTTGCTCTTACCAGTTACCTTAAATTATCTCAGTCAATCGGTGATCAGTATGCGGAGATGAAAACCTATAAACAACTAGGGGTCTACTATTTCAATAATTACAATTTTCTGAAAGCAACGCAATATCACGAACAGTACCTCGATGTTGCAAAAAAAGGGCATTACTCAATCAGTGAGCTAGAAGCATTAAACATGCTGGCATACAATTATTTTAAAATAGATGACCTGAATGAATCATCTGCACACTACTATGAAGCATTGGCATTGTTAAATAAACTGCAGAACAACGATAATGAAAAAATAAAACAAGAGAAGGCGAAAACACTTAACGGACTGGGAAATATATACTTAAAAATGAATCAGCCAGATGAAGCTATGGCTTTTCTGCAAGAAGCACATCAGATAGATAAAAAGAACAATAATATTATAGGAGAAGCTGAAAATCTGGCAAGTATCGGGTCAGCATATGAAAACAAATTGGACTACGATTCTGCCTTCTATTTTTTCGATCTCTCATTGTCTTACTATATCAAAGCAAATTCACTATCTGGAATGAACTATTGTTTTGAACGCATTGGCAACATTTATATGCTTAAGGGAGATTATGAAAGCGCAACGGTGTACTTTGAAAGTGCATACAACTCATTATATTGGTCAACTGACAGGTTGAACTGGTTAAATACCTGTTTTTCACTTGGTAGCCTTAACATCAAAAAAGGCAACTATCATGAAGCGGAAACCATAATCCTGGAAGGATTAACAGTATCAAAAGAACTGAATTTGACTAACGGACTTGAAAAAGCATACTCACTTCTCTCGGAACTATACATAAAACAGGGAAATACGGTTGCAGCTCTGGAAACATACAATTTGAGCGACTCATTGGCAAACGTTTTCAGGAACAAGCGGAATATAATCCGGATTATGACTAACAGGTTGAATTATGAAAATGGGCTGAATGAAGAAAAATTAATAGTGTTGGCTCTACAGCTTGAAAAATTAGAAAGAAACAAGCAGAAGACAATTTATATTATCCTGCTCTCTGCTGTTGTATTATTCAGCTTTGCCTTACTCTATTTCCAATACATTAAACACAGAAAACGAAAAGTAGAGTCATCCCTTCAACAGGAAAGATTGAAATCTAACTTTTATATAAACTTCTCACACGAATTTAAAACTCCCGTTACAATTATAGCAGGATTAATTGAACGAATAAGGAATAATCTGGAACAAAACAATTTACACAACGGCCTGAATGATCTGGATATACTTTCACGTCAGTCAAAAGATCTGCTTACACTTATAGATGAGATGTCGTCAACTGCAAGTATACTTGAAATAGTGAAATCATCTAAAACAGTAAATGGCAACATAATCGGATATCTAAATTATCTGTGTGAAAATTTCTCGGCATTTGCAAAAAGTAAAAAAATTGATTACAACTTCCGGAGTAATACCGGAGAACTTGTTATGGATTATCAACCTGAATTCTTACGTCTTATTATCAACAACCTGGTAAACAGTGCTTTCAATTATTGCCATGAAAACGACAGGATCGCTGTTCAGGTAAGCTGCAACAGGGATGAGAAGACCTGTGCTATTACAGTCTCACATAACGGAAAAAGTATTCAAAAAGAAGATCTGACAAATATTTTTGAACTAAGTCACAGGATTTCAGGAAACGAAACAAAAAATAACGGCAACGGTGCCGGATTACCCTTCACAAAAATATTTATAGAAAAGTTCAACGGCAGCATAGATGTTAGGAGCGAACCTTTAAAAGATACAACTTTTAGAGTAATACTTCCAATAATCAATGAACGTTGCGGAAGCAATGGACACTCAGATAATAACAATAATGAATTGAAAAACGATGAAGCCACTAATTTCCCTTCCTTGCTAAAACGTCAGGCAACCATAGAGAATCCTACCGTTTTAATAGTTGATGGGAACAAAAATATGAGCTACTATCTATCATCTGTATTAGGAGATAATTATCATATCCTGACGGACGATAATTCAGAAAGTGCTATTCAAACAGCAAATGAAATAATACCAGATATCATTATTGCCGACACAAAAATGTATCATATGAATGGTTTCGACTTTTGTAAAGCAATAAAAGACTCAAATGTTACCGCACATATACCGGTTATTTTGCTTTCAGCTTTCCATTCAAAAGAAGAACGAATAAGAGGATTCAAATGCGGTGCTGATGTTTTCCTCTCTAAACCAGTATATGAAGATGAATTGCTGGCAGTGTTAGAACAAGTATTGAATGCTAGAAAACAGATCAGGGACAAATATGCGATCATGATTACACATACAGGTAGCAAAAGGGAATATGCAACAGTAAAAAACGATCCCTCGGTGGCATTTCTTAAACAGATTACAGATCTAATATACAAAGAGGCAAGTAATACCGAAAACATCATTGAAAAAATTGCTGCCGAAGCCTGCCTTAGTTCATCGCAGCTAAACCGCAAGATAAAAGCAATCACAGGAATGACAACCTCAAACTATATATTAAAGATTAAGCTGAATAAAGCCGGAAAGATGCTTGCACAATCACAGAAACCAATTGGAGAAATTGCCTTGAGTTGTGGCTTTAGCGATTTTGCCTATTTTTCACGTTCCTTTAAAAAGGAATTCGGAATGACTCCCACCTCTTTCCAGCGGATGCCCCGCCTCAGCAGTTAA